A portion of the Halobacillus ihumii genome contains these proteins:
- the pabB gene encoding aminodeoxychorismate synthase component I, with the protein MSMNMNDPHLFFEFADGEGVNQPMLFTNPHHIIKANSLEEVQNAFLQAEAALAEGFYVAGCVSYEAAPAFDKALKVKTKGDWPLIWFGVFTEPEFETPALPSQEFSVSSWKMDTTFEEYQGGVENIKEAIERGDTYQVNYTTRLEAAFDGDAFSFYKHLADNQQSSYSAYLSLDGHRKILSASPELFFRKNGQHLITKPMKGTAKRGRTLEEDEASKRELNVSGKDQSENLMIVDLLRNDVGRLALPGTVQVPRLFDIETYPTLHQMTSTVEGELPEGTTMYQIFEALFPCGSITGAPKISTMEYIASLESSPRDIYCGAVGFMTPHGEAVFNVPIRTVLFNKGRAVYGAGGGITWDSTTEGEYEELHTKARLLTEGRPSFNLLETMQLKDGTYPLLNRHLNRINHSARYFNYSFDEKYASCRLQQLAQNHTQGLYKVRMLSNQQGDIELETNAINVSPEEVLCTVAHRPIDHSDPFLFHKTTHRKIYEQHQDEAAKGSYAVLLWNERGELTEFTTANLVVKHKGAYITPPISSGLLAGTYREELLARGRVKEQVIYKDDLASFEEVWMVNGVRGWIKVRFEEDK; encoded by the coding sequence ATGAGTATGAATATGAATGATCCTCATCTGTTCTTTGAATTTGCTGATGGGGAGGGAGTAAACCAGCCTATGCTGTTCACGAACCCTCATCACATTATAAAAGCGAACTCATTAGAAGAAGTCCAAAATGCTTTCCTCCAGGCGGAAGCTGCTTTAGCAGAAGGCTTTTATGTGGCAGGGTGTGTTTCCTATGAAGCAGCGCCTGCCTTTGATAAGGCCTTAAAGGTGAAAACAAAAGGGGATTGGCCGCTAATTTGGTTTGGAGTGTTTACTGAGCCGGAATTTGAAACACCCGCTCTTCCATCACAGGAATTTTCAGTTTCATCGTGGAAAATGGATACAACTTTTGAGGAGTATCAAGGGGGAGTTGAGAACATTAAAGAAGCCATCGAACGAGGGGACACCTATCAAGTCAACTATACGACAAGGCTTGAGGCGGCTTTTGATGGTGATGCTTTTAGTTTCTATAAACATTTAGCCGATAATCAACAATCTTCTTATAGCGCTTATTTGTCTCTTGATGGTCACCGGAAGATTTTATCAGCTTCGCCAGAACTGTTTTTTCGTAAAAATGGTCAACATTTGATCACGAAGCCAATGAAAGGTACGGCTAAGAGAGGGCGAACGCTGGAAGAAGATGAAGCCAGCAAGCGGGAATTGAATGTTTCCGGTAAAGATCAGTCAGAGAACTTGATGATCGTTGATTTATTGCGAAATGATGTGGGAAGACTGGCTTTACCAGGCACTGTTCAAGTACCGAGGTTATTCGATATTGAAACCTACCCCACACTCCATCAGATGACCTCAACAGTAGAAGGGGAGTTGCCTGAAGGTACAACCATGTATCAAATCTTCGAGGCTTTGTTTCCTTGTGGTTCGATAACAGGTGCACCAAAGATTAGTACAATGGAATACATTGCATCTCTTGAATCCTCTCCAAGAGATATCTATTGTGGGGCTGTTGGTTTTATGACGCCGCATGGAGAAGCCGTTTTTAATGTTCCGATTAGAACCGTTTTGTTTAACAAAGGAAGGGCAGTATATGGAGCTGGGGGAGGAATCACGTGGGACTCAACGACAGAGGGAGAATATGAAGAACTTCACACGAAAGCCAGGTTGTTAACAGAAGGAAGACCATCGTTTAATCTTCTTGAGACGATGCAGCTTAAAGATGGAACTTATCCACTCTTGAACCGTCACTTGAACCGGATTAACCACTCGGCACGTTACTTTAATTATTCTTTTGATGAAAAGTATGCTTCCTGTAGACTGCAACAGCTCGCACAAAATCACACTCAAGGATTATATAAAGTGCGAATGCTCAGTAACCAACAGGGGGATATTGAGCTTGAAACTAATGCCATTAATGTTTCTCCTGAAGAGGTTTTATGTACGGTGGCTCACAGGCCAATAGACCATAGCGATCCGTTTCTTTTTCATAAAACAACCCACCGGAAAATCTATGAGCAGCATCAGGATGAAGCAGCTAAGGGGAGTTACGCAGTGCTGTTATGGAACGAACGTGGGGAGCTGACTGAGTTTACCACAGCAAATCTGGTAGTGAAGCACAAAGGGGCGTACATTACCCCGCCAATTTCAAGTGGTCTGCTGGCAGGGACGTATAGAGAGGAATTGCTAGCTCGGGGCCGGGTTAAAGAACAAGTTATTTATAAGGATGATCTCGCCTCATTCGAAGAGGTATGGATGGTCAATGGAGTAAGAGGCTGGATAAAAGTCCGATTCGAGGAGGATAAATGA
- a CDS encoding thiol-disulfide oxidoreductase DCC family protein, whose protein sequence is MMKHIVFYDAACPFCFNVKRILRKFDWLNQLKWVSVQEVEKENGKYPYLSGRNTRDEIHMLTKQGELKAGFGTIRKLLLLLPPISWIGLILYLPGMDRLGSPLYKWFSSHRYQWFGQYDQPRYQ, encoded by the coding sequence ATGATGAAACATATCGTTTTTTATGATGCAGCGTGTCCTTTTTGTTTTAATGTTAAACGGATTTTGCGTAAGTTTGACTGGTTGAATCAGCTGAAATGGGTTTCTGTTCAGGAGGTTGAAAAGGAGAATGGAAAGTATCCTTACTTAAGCGGGCGCAATACACGGGATGAAATTCATATGCTTACGAAACAAGGTGAGTTAAAGGCAGGATTTGGTACAATTCGCAAGTTATTATTACTATTACCCCCGATTTCTTGGATAGGTTTGATTTTATACCTTCCAGGAATGGACCGGCTTGGTTCTCCGCTTTATAAATGGTTCTCCAGCCATCGTTATCAATGGTTTGGTCAATACGACCAGCCGCGTTACCAATAA